One Prosthecobacter sp. SYSU 5D2 genomic window, GAAAAGCATGAGTGCGGTCTGCACGCCAAGCTGGTCACCGATAAGCAGTAATTTCCATCCTGATTTCTCCCGACGAATGTCCTCCATCACGCATCTTCAGTTCCTCGAAAGCGAAGCGATCTTCATCCTTCGTGAAACCGCCGCCCAGTTCCAGAAACCCGCGCTCCTTTTCTCCGGGGGCAAGGATTCAATTGTCATGGCCTGGCTTGCACGGAAGGCTTTTTATCCTTCCAAGCTCCCCTTCTCCCTGCTGCATGTGGACACCGGCCATAACTTCCCGGAGGCCATGACTTACCGTGACTGGTTCGTGGAGGAGATCGGTGCCCAGCTCGTCGTCGGCAGCGTGCAGAAGAGCATTGATGAAGGGCGTTCTCAGGAGGAGAAAGGCATCAACGCCAGCCGCAATAAATTACAAACCGTTACCCTCCTCGACACCATCGAAGAACACCAGTTCGATGCCTGCCTTGGTGGCGGCCGGCGCGATGAAGAAAAAGCACGCGCCAAAGAACGCTTCTTCAGCCATCGCGATGAGTTCGGCCAGTGGGACCCCAAGAACCAGCGCCCGGAGCTCTGGAACATCTTCAACGGCCGCAAGCATTTCGGCGAGCACTTCCGCGTCTTCCCGCTGAGCAACTGGACCGAGATGGACATCTGGCAGTACATCCGCCAGGAAAACATCC contains:
- the cysD gene encoding sulfate adenylyltransferase subunit CysD, coding for MSSITHLQFLESEAIFILRETAAQFQKPALLFSGGKDSIVMAWLARKAFYPSKLPFSLLHVDTGHNFPEAMTYRDWFVEEIGAQLVVGSVQKSIDEGRSQEEKGINASRNKLQTVTLLDTIEEHQFDACLGGGRRDEEKARAKERFFSHRDEFGQWDPKNQRPELWNIFNGRKHFGEHFRVFPLSNWTEMDIWQYIRQENIPLPSLYFSHKRKIIERHGQLLDTETGFIPLLDEEKPKIKEMVIRFRTVGDATCTGAVESTASTIDDIVAEVAAARQTERGTRADDKRSETAMEDRKKEGYF